The proteins below are encoded in one region of Chrysemys picta bellii isolate R12L10 chromosome 4, ASM1138683v2, whole genome shotgun sequence:
- the LOC135983113 gene encoding uncharacterized protein LOC135983113, with translation MQSSPAVMAVQSVNRKRAPAWTDREVLDLIAVWGDESVLSELRSKRRNAKIYEKISKDMAERGYSRDATQCRVKIKELRQGYQKTKEANGRSGSHPQTSRFYEALHSILGAAATTTPPVTVDSEDGILSTAGSSDMLGDGEDEEGDEEGEAVGSSHNADFPDSQDLFITLTEIPYEASPAVTPDTESGEGSATPSATVSQPSLESHSQRLARIRRRKKGTREDMFSELMACSQAQEAQQTQWRENLTRMHQANMDREERWRQEDQQATQTLLGLLREQTDTLRRLVDVLQERRQEDRAPLQSISNRPPPPPSPIPTSPKVQRRRGGRVPAKSHSTPAESSSSRRLSFPKI, from the exons atgcagagctctccagcagtgatggccgtgcagtctgtgaatagaaagagagccccagcatggactgatcgtgaagtcttggatctcatcgctgtgtggggcgatgagtccgtgctttccgagctgcgatccaaaagaaggaatgcaaagatctacgagaagatctctaaagacatggcagagagaggatacagccgggatgcaacgcagtgccgcgtgaaaatcaaggagctgagacaaggctaccagaagaccaaagaggcaaacggacgctccggatcccatccccagacatcccgtttctacgaggcactgcattccatcctcggtgcggccgccaccactaccccaccagtgaccgtggactctgaggatgggatactgtccacggccggttcctcggacatgttaggggacggggaagatgaggaaggagatgaggagggcgaggcagtcggcagctctcacaacgctgatttccccgacagccaggatctcttcatcacccttacagagatcccctacgaagcgtccccagccgttaccccggacacagaatctggtgaaggatcagcca ccccatctgcgactgtctcacaacctagcctggaatcacactcccagaggctagcgcggattaggcgtaggaagaaggggacacgggaggacatgttctctgagcttatggcctgttcccaagcccaggaagcacagcagacccagtggcgggagaacttgacccgaatgcaccaagccaacatggatcgggaggagaggtggcggcaggaagaccagcaggcgactcaaacgctgcttggactactgagggagcaaacggacacgctccggcgccttgtggatgttctgcaggaacggaggcaggaggacagagccccgctgcagtccatctctaaccgccctcccccgccaccaagtcccatacccacctcacccaaagtgcaaagaaggagaggcggcagagtccctgctaagtctcactccacccctgcagagagctctagtagcagaaggctctcatttcccaaaatttga